One stretch of Euphorbia lathyris chromosome 7, ddEupLath1.1, whole genome shotgun sequence DNA includes these proteins:
- the LOC136234775 gene encoding uncharacterized protein: MKGVGGPLLCIEDLLSDLEEKDDHHPPLKEASSPSSSSVPDSSDTLQPSLDLTNLFQENYSQLNEAFARTDHSWTSLTLKLCTSLETANELVQSTNSNVSLLLEKVGELEKIVKRGDSAVAAAKAVHVSLNQKGGSFGCRQDDR, translated from the exons ATGAAAGGAGTGGGAGGACCATTGCTGTGCATAGAGGATTTGCTAAGCGATCTTGAAGAAAAAGACGATCATCATCCACCCCTAAAAGAAGCATCTTCGCCTTCTTCATCTTCTGTTCCTGATTCCAGTGATACTCTTCAACCCTCCTTGGATCTTACCAATCTCTTCCAG GAAAACTACAGCCAATTGAATGAAGCATTTGCCAGAACAGATCATTCCTGGACATCTCTGACTCTAAAG TTATGCACTTCACTTGAAACTGCGAACGAGTTGGTCCAGTCCACCAACTCAAATGTCAGCTTGCTTTTGGAGAAAGTTGGAGAACTTGAGAAAATTGTGAAGAGAGGTGATTCTGCTGTTGCAGCAGCCAAGGCTGTCCATGTTTCTCTGAACCAAAAAGGAGGTTCTTTTGGTTGTAGACAAGATGACCGGTAG